In Oryza brachyantha chromosome 1, ObraRS2, whole genome shotgun sequence, the following are encoded in one genomic region:
- the LOC121053277 gene encoding uncharacterized protein LOC121053277: MATIAGGASAKVLPLALLLLAAEAAAVVVTAAAGGDEAAAGIIIRPPCFHACFDQCVPREEYWFCQFSCYHSCFSGAGAGAGAGRFPGDCEHACALSMCSQIDPDSKVMAVCLSTCARSYAVAGCRRRPTASSFTAAL, encoded by the coding sequence ATGGCGACCATCGCTGGAGGCGCCTCGGCGAAGGTACTGCCACTggcgttgctgctgctggcggcCGAGGCAGCAGCCGTGGTGGTgaccgcggccgccggcggtgacgaggcggcggcgggcatcATCATCAGGCCGCCCTGCTTCCACGCGTGCTTTGACCAGTGCGTGCCCCGCGAGGAGTACTGGTTCTGCCAGTTCTCGTGCTACCACAGCTgcttctccggcgccggcgccggcgccggcgccggccgctttCCCGGTGACTGCGAGCACGCGTGCGCGCTGTCCATGTGCAGCCAGATCGACCCGGACAGCAAGGTGATGGCGGTGTGCCTCAGCACGTGCGCCAGGAGCTACGCCGTGGCcgggtgccgccgccggccgacggcCAGCAGCTTTACGGCCGCCTTGTGA
- the LOC102721793 gene encoding protein MLN51 homolog, producing MADPTTAADAQPEHAPAAEKPPAAPLTPEEAEAETAETGDEDEEEYVSDPDDAPLPAMRRREASDDEGSEEGRRIGSDREDDDGQGAAEAYEDEAYEDDDEEYYDDLGEEVGEGFEEEYDGRAEPPKEVASAQGEEGEKVEGEGAEAEGDGEEKKEHEPFAVPTSGAFYMHDDRFQEENRGRRRRMFGGRKLWDAKDDQAWVHDRFEEMNLQEERYEDKRMSRGRFRGRGGGGRTRGTGRGFARGGRYRGYNEDINNNNNQNRPQKVVRGRGPRRYEAVAKNNRDVVGFQRKQPARSRESAANASAARESGQTLNVQSETVPLKKNIVNSSLNSASPPFYPSGASNPDFSVAAQRRDNIQAGGSNKIFPSSVRGDDNLKVQSGPSVRGRTTMDYGARDRYQHADGPVRQSPRNGGTSLNSSGFAASSVNHGQSPRAQGGNGIPSNNQSTSSVHQHSRVPISQQSHTSAVHQKSGQVQTQSAMRIPTQQLNHCTGNPSTTQHQPVRSTESGENGLYPSSNKSNAPSGAGKTNNQETGRSSFMYGGAQVIGAAGAVGLPQGEQNFPGTPALLPVMQFGSQHPGGLGVPTVGMALPGYVAQQQMGMGNNEMTWLPLLTGAAGAFGGSYSPYIALDPSFYSRSSGQTSSSVPSRESIPNKGASPPRNDIVNEELDHRQNKPRRYSEMNFSQ from the exons ATGGCCGAcccaacgacggcggcggacgcgcAGCCAGAGCATGCCCCCGCCGCCGAGAAGCCCCCTGCGGCGCCGCTGACTCctgaggaggcggaggcggagacggcggagaCCGGGGatgaggacgaggaggagtaTGTGAGCGACCCCGACGACGCGCCGCTCCCCGCGATGCGGCGCCGGGAGgccagcgacgacgaggggtCCGAGGAGGGGAGGCGGATCGGGTCCGACCGCGAGGATGACGACGGGCAGGGCGCCGCCGAGGCGTACGAGGACGAGGCGTACGAGGACGATGACGAGGAGTACTACGATGATTTGGGGGAGGAGGTCGGCGAGGGGTTCGAGGAGGAGTACGACGGCCGCGCCGAGCCGCCCAAGGAGGTCGCCAGTGCacaaggggaggagggagagaaggtggagggagagggggcggAGGCCGAAGGGGACGGGGAAGAGAAGAAGGAGCACGAGCCGTTTGCGGTACCCACTTCCGGCGCCTTCTACATGCACGATGACCGCTTCCAGGAGGAGAATCGCGGACGACGCAG GAGAATGTTTGGTGGGAGGAAGTTATGGGACGCCAAAGATGATCAAGCTTGGGTACATGACAGATTTGAGGAAATGAACCTGCAAGAGGAACGCTATGAG GATAAGCGAATGTCAAGGGGTCGTTTTAGAGGCCGTGGTGGTGGGGGTAGAACTCGAGGCACTGGCCGCGGGTTTGCCAGAGGTGGAAGGTATCGTGGTTATAATGAAGATATCaataacaacaacaaccaAAACCGACCCCAAAAGGTTGTTAGAGGGAGAGGACCTCGACGCTATGAAGCTGTTGCAAAGAACAACCGAGATGTTGTTGGATTCCAACGGAAACA ACCTGCAAGATCACGAGAGTCAGCTGCAAATGCTTCAGCTGCCAGAGAGAGTGGCCAAACTTTAAATGTGCAGTCAGAAACAGTCCCTCTTAAAAAGAATATTGTCAATTCAAGCTTGAATTCTGCGTCACCACCATTTTATCCCTCTGGTGCTTCCAACCCAGATTTCTCTGTGGCAGCTCAAAGAAGAGACAATATACAAGCAGGGGGTTCCAATAAGATCTTTCCATCTTCAGTTAGAGGGGACGACAATTTGAAGGTACAATCTGGCCCATCAGTTAGAGGGAGAACAACCATGGATTATGGTGCACGTGACAGGTATCAACATGCTGATGGTCCTGTTAGACAATCTCCAAGGAATGGAGGAACATCGTTAAATTCATCAGGATTTGCAGCATCTTCAGTTAATCATGGTCAATCTCCTAGAGCTCAAGGAGGAAATGGGATTCCTTCAAACAATCAGTCCACTTCATCTGTTCACCAACATTCTAGGGTTCCTATATCACAGCAAAGCCACACATCAGCCGTGCACCAAAAGTCAGGGCAAGTCCAGACTCAATCTGCAATGAGAATACCAACTCAGCAGTTGAACCATTGCACTGGCAACCCATCAACTACTCAGCATCAACCTGTTAGATCAACTGAAAGTGGTGAGAATGGTCTGTATCCTAGttcaaacaaatcaaatgcaCCATCTGGGGCAGGAAAAACCAATAATCAGGAAACTGGAAGGAGTTCCTTTATGTATGGTGGAGCCCAGGTTATTGGGGCTGCTGGGGCTGTTGGTCTTCCCCAGGGTGAGCAAAATTTTCCTGGCACTCCAGCTCTCCTCCCAG TGATGCAGTTTGGCAGTCAGCATCCTGGTGGTCTTGGAGTTCCTACTGTTGGTATGGCCCTCCCTGGTTATGTGGCTCAACAGCAGATGGGAATGGGAAATAATGAAATGACATG GTTGCCACTGTTAACTGGTGCAGCTGGTGCTTTTGGAGGATCATATTCACCTTATATTGCTCTGGATCCGTCCTTTTACTCCAGGTCTTCGGGACAGACCTCATCGTCAGTTCCATCCAG gGAATCTATCCCTAACAAGggagcttctcctcctcgaAATG ATATTGTGAATGAAGAGCTTGATCATCGCCAGAACAAGCCTAGGAG ATACTCAGAGATGAACTTTAGTCAGTGA